In one window of Anaerolineae bacterium DNA:
- a CDS encoding SCP2 sterol-binding domain-containing protein, whose translation MSVADDVQEIFAKMPAAFLPDKAAGLNKTILIDLNGEGGGQWALKIADGQISVSEGQIDSPNLALRMAASDYVALVNGQANPMNLFMAGKIKVEGDVMLAMKFQEMFERG comes from the coding sequence ATGAGTGTCGCTGATGATGTACAAGAAATCTTTGCCAAAATGCCCGCAGCCTTTTTGCCTGATAAAGCGGCCGGGCTTAACAAAACCATTCTGATAGACCTTAATGGCGAAGGGGGCGGGCAGTGGGCCCTCAAAATTGCCGATGGCCAAATCTCGGTGAGTGAAGGCCAAATTGATTCACCCAATCTGGCCCTCAGAATGGCGGCGAGTGATTACGTAGCCCTGGTCAATGGCCAGGCCAATCCCATGAACCTGTTTATGGCGGGCAAGATAAAGGTGGAAGGAGATGTGATGCTGGCCATGAAATTTCAGGAAATGTTTGAGCGAGGATAG
- a CDS encoding dodecin domain-containing protein, whose translation MGDQVYKTIELTGTSATSMEEAVNTALAKAGESVRQMRWFEVVEIRGTIGDNKVGQWQVTLKIGFSVED comes from the coding sequence ATGGGCGATCAAGTATATAAAACAATTGAACTGACCGGCACTTCTGCCACCAGTATGGAGGAGGCGGTTAATACGGCTCTGGCCAAGGCCGGGGAAAGCGTGCGCCAGATGCGCTGGTTTGAGGTGGTGGAGATACGGGGGACCATTGGCGACAATAAAGTCGGTCAATGGCAGGTCACTCTTAAAATTGGCTTTTCGGTAGAAGACTGA